CTGAACTCTCTTTCTCGATCATCTACCTTTTTTATTCCTCTAGACTCAGTTCTTCAACTAGAATTTGTTTAAGAAAAATATCCCCTTACCTCTTGGCTTGCATTGTTTGGAATCGATTCTAAAATTGCAAAGTGTCACTTAGCATAGCACCGACTTTACATTGACACTGCACATGCTAAAAGTTGCTTTTAAACAAAGCATCTACATAGTAAGTTGGGGATCCAACCAAGGGGTTTGCCTAAAAATAAGCTCTGTAGAATACATTCAACAAAGGGGTTCACCTCAAAATCGATCGAAGAATGCACATATAGAGCCAGGATTTTATGAAGACTATGGTGAAATATGTGCTACATGAGCCACGAGGAGAGATATAACCCAGGATGGACCAACATTCACTAAAATTCATATAGAAAACCTTTCTCGCCCCAGGCAGGAGCATAAGATATGTCTCTACCGTTGCATACATCGAAGTTGCTAGAGGAACCAATGAAATATATACTACATTTTTTCACACCTAAATAAACACCACATGATTCTTGCTTCCTAGTGGATTAAATTGACACCTGCCAAACTGTTGTTATGTCATatccacctaccaacgcatgcaTGCCTAAGGAACACACCCATGATTAACGCGTTCATTGGGTGGAGATTTGCATAATTGGTGCATTGCTCTAGCCAACTCCTTAGTAAGCAGCAAAAATCAGGGCTTGGCCTATAAAAACAATATTCTCATGCATCATGGGAAGGCCAAGACCTCTAGCATTGCAGGTAGAGGATAAACTTGACAAAAGTAGATGAGTAAACTGATTTATCACCCTCTCTTCCATGGATCATCACCACACCACCATCCAAAACAGTCGGTCTAAAAACTCCAAGCACATCAAGCCTCTTCATTTAAGACCAAGACAATTTCACACGAATACATCCAACCACCTTCTACACGATCATTCGTAACAAAGTATATCGTGCAAAACGTCGAAGCTCCATGCCAAAGTGCACCACCGCCATTATTGGTGTGTCATTCCACACAAATTCTTTCAAATTAAATTTGGGAAATGGAGGCTCAATGTATTAAAGAAACACAACATATTGGTCAACATTCACGgatggatgaggagttgaggagccCAACAATCACTTGGGTATGCCTTACACTAGAGACTCTCATGGCATTTATGAAAATTTTCCTTAAACCTACGACAAGTATGATATTCATGAACACCGAGCCTAGTGTGGTTGGTAGATGGGTGTTGAGACCAACAGCCCACTCACCTTCAAGGCTTTGAACCTGCAAGGACTCTAAATAGAAAACTATATGGTGTGCAATTACCGGTAGGGCTAGTACTATCTAGAGCAGATGAAGTTATGAACCACATTCGAAGGGAAACGAGAAAGGAATTGTCATTGATTTTTGTCCAGATCGACAATGTAGTGGTTTTGGCCAGCAGCAGTCATTGCAGATCCACAAATGATCTAGAGAAGCCCAGGGACAGGCAGGGTAAATTCATGTCTGTGATACAGTATGTAAATAAAGTTCACGTGTTTTCTCAATGTTGATCTTGGATATATTATTCTTATGCGTTTAGTTACCATAAGATTATGTATGTCGACACATTTGATTCATGTTTATTTATTGTGTTCCTAAATTCTGAGTTCCATGAAGTCCCACATCTTAATATGCACATTTATAGTACAAAAATGTATGGAGTTGTTTACATTTGCACTGCATTTCAGTCCAAGATGTGATCATAATCGAATATGGTAAAATAAATACTAACCAAGTCAACTCTTAACAAATGTGTACATGAAAAATCCTAATAACAAGATCATCGCGGCTGGATAGCAGTTATCGAGGCATAGTTGATCGACTTCTGAGAAACCAACGGTTTACTCCTTAACATGGCTGATGGCGCTAACAATGGGACGTTTCTCACCGGCCTAGATGGTGCGGGCATGCTTATTTGTTCACTGACGAGCATTAGCAGGACATTTGACATGGTTGGTCGAATGTCGGGGTCGTCTTGCACGCAGAGGAGGCCGACTTGGAAGCAACGCCATGCCTCGTCCCTTGAGTAAGATTGCCCAAGTGCACGGTCAATGAATTCATTTGCCCGATCTTCAATCCAGAACTTCCATGCCTACCAAAAGGAAGTTCAGTTGACGAGATGAAGCATTTTAGCAGATTATTCTACGGACCTAGAATAGAGTTTTAAATGTCCATACATCTTGGATGAGGGATTGTTGGTGCTCCTCAAGGTATGATATGCCATTCCGTTGTCCACTCAAGATCTCTAGTAGGAGGACTCCAAAGCCAAAAACGTCTGATTTCACTGAGAAGACACTATCCATCACAAATTCCGGTGCCATGTACCCACTGCATTAATAATTCAACTTGGGGTAAGTAGCATATACATATCGCATTTCATGGTTGTAACCTACCAATAGTAGCTTGTGATTGCTAATTACTAGGTTCCGACGACGCGTCCCGTGTTGACACCATTGCATTCGTCCTTAAAGATCCTAGCCAAGCCGAAGTCGGAGATCTTGGGGTTCATCTTGTTGTCGAGGAGAACATTACTTGGCTTGAGGTCTCGGTGGATGACCTTGAGCAGTGAGTCCTCATGGAGGTAGAGCAACCCACGGGCAATGCCaatgatgatgttgtgcctgctaTTCCAGTCTAGCTCGACGCCTTTGCTGGTGTCTAACAATTTCAATACCACATGGATATCACAAGTGATGAATTAGCTCATCAAGGATAcaattaaaaaaattaaattgaTACGATTGTAGATTAATATTATTTTAGTGGGAATTTCATATATCCTCTTTTTATGTGTGCATGATTGACAATGAATGTCTAATTTATAATTTGACACGACTATACTTTAGTTAAAGATCGTCAACAAAAGTGTATCCTACTTAGACATCTTCTTCATGCAGGAAGACTGAAAGAGATAGCTCATTCATTATGATAGGCATGCCTCTATCTCTTCTACTTCCTCATTCCATACATCTGCATTCTTCCTTCTAAATCACCTTCCCAAGCCagcacatctctctctctctctagtctTCACCTACCCATCCTCTCAACAACTTCTTTGGCCCATCCCACTAACCTTTGAGACAAAGGTGATCCTTATCTCCAGTTCTCAAAATGACCTCCTGCAATGTATGTTTTCTACCTAGAAGAATGGCCATCTTTCCTACATCTAGTCGCCACTCACCACTCGATCTTCATACACTATAGGTTGTGCGCATCACAATAATGCAGAAGCTGGGGTTTTTATCCTCCTTTAAAAAAACCCACTATGGACAAGGCACTCCACCCAATTTTGGTGCTTAGGCATGTAGTCGTGTAGTTTGCCCACCCAGGTTCAATTCCTAGAATTGTTCCATTATGCATAGGCCCCCATACCGCCATTATTTTTTCATGAGGACCAGACTTGATGTGTGGTGATGGAACGCGTGCACTATTGCACCCACCAAAATAAAAATCGGGGCACTCATATTTAAAACGTCATGTGCATCTCTGATTGGTGCACACACCAAGAGAAGTGAAATTCTAAAAAATTTAAGGAACTGGCTAGGGTTAATGCAAAATTTAAGGTGCATTTTCAActgggagtgtgtgtgtgtgtgtcataCTATGGGTTATTTGCAATTTCCATGATGATTGGGTTTTTACATAACAACACTTCTAATTTTTTTACAACTTATCTTTCAAGCTATAAGATGAATCCGTACATGGTGCTATGCAACGTGCGGAGGCGCCTATGACTCTGGTTGCAGTTTTTGAAAAAGGTATCATGAAAAACATTCAGCTAGTTTGGACGAGGATCATGTAATAGGTTATCGCCCAGCTGTGGTTGGACCTTCATCTTCTTTGTGTTTTTTATCGGATGACTGCTACTAGTATATTTTAATAAAGAATTATTGTGTGCATCACAAGATGAGGTTATCCCTCTGTTgcaataagtaaataaataaacaAGACACTCCACAACCCTTGCCCCTCTCCGTGTCCTCTACGTCCTATCGGCTGCAACCCTAGCTTGCTTTGCAGCTTCCACGCAGCAAATGATGTATACTCCCCCTGTTCTATAATATAATAGCATTTCTTATACTAGTGCATTTGTGTAAATCCAAGAAGGAGGCTTGATGGGAAAGCAAGGAATGAGATGAAAGTGCGAGAGATGGATCAGCGTGGAGACGTGGGAAGAGTGAAACATATGCATGGCCACACGCCGGAGATGACGTGGCATCTAGGTGGCCAGTGACGCAACCACATCGCTCCTGACACATGCGTCACGGCTATCAAATTTTTTTCTTTGCAGGATACGGCTATCAAAATATTGACAGCGCCTAAATTGAATTGAAGGTCCGGTGAGATGGAGGTGGAACGCACCAAAGAGGAAGGCGTCGAGGCTGCCGTTGGGCAAGTACTCGTAGACAAGCAGCTTCTCGCCGTGCTCGGCGCACCAGCCCAGCAGCCGCACCAGGTTGCGGTGCTGCAGCTTGGCGATCAGCTCCACCTCGTTCCGGAACTCCGCCGCGCCCTGCAGCGAACGCACCGACAGCCGCTTCACGGCGATCTCCGCGCCGCACGCCATGACGCCCTTCGATCCCGCAGAGGTTCGGATCAGCAGAGGAACGCCGACGAGGAAGGCAAGATGTTCTACATAATATATTGATCAGTAGGAGAGTGCTTGATCTTACTCTGTATACCGGGCCGAAGCCGCCCTCGCCGAGCTTGTTGGCCCTGGCGAAGTTGCCGGTCGCGGCGTCGATGGAGGCCAGGTCCATGAGCGGCAGCTCCGAGATCGACCTTGACAGCGGCCTCATGTTCTCGTTCTGCGTTCTCCTGACGGCTGAAGCGAATTCCTCGGTCGGATCAGCACAAGCTTAGCTTCGCTCTAACTAACAATGGACACGCCCGTTCAGGGAAGTGCTGGGTCGATGACGTACCGTTGCGCTTCCGCCAGCGCCAGCAGTAGACGCAGTAGAGGAGCGTGCAGAAGATGACCACCACCAGAACGGACACCATGATCTTCACCGAGTTCGGGCTTGAGCCATGCGCCGCAGCTGCAACAACCAACAACACGACATCAACACAGCAACAGTTCAGTCTTGGGCTCTTCGCCGTTCGTCAGCTAGTGTTTGTCAACTCACCCATATTCAGCAACAGTTCAGCACGTACCCATATTCAGGTGAAACACGAGCAGAGTGTTTGTCAACTCACCTGCCTCGTCGCCCGCCGGCGGCGCGGACGTTGACGTGCCCAGCAGCCGGCGGTGGCCCACGAGTCGGTGCGGTGGTATCACCATGTGCAACTACTCCGGCGGAATGTCCGAGCTAGCTATAGCTAGCTAGCTTTCCGAATGGATGGAGCAAGTGTCAGCTTGTGATTACTGATGGGCGCAAATGGAAGGGTGGAGGAGGTCAACGACGTTAGTGCGTTATATGGGGAGCGGGGTGGAAGTGATTGGTGGTTCGCCCGCCGGCGCCGGATGTATGCCATTTTTTTGTCCTTTCAGCACGGGCAGCTGATCGATACATTTGACAGCTGAGTTCCTATGCTGATGCTGCTAGATAAGTGCCCCTGCTTTGCGAGCTCTATATCATGCATGCCAGTCCTTTCGTGCCTCGCGTCAAACTCATTTGATTAAGATAATCTTATGAGGTCCTTAAATTGGTTTGTTGTTGAGCTTGATTCTGTTTTAGTATTTCGAACAAAACATAACAGTATGCTGTTTCATATTGAAACCCGTGTTGAGATGAACCTGACGTTCAACACAAAATGCTAATCGGAATGATTGTTTGCAAGATAAATCATTTTGCAAATTTGAACTTATCATTTAATAATACAGATGATGTTAGCCTGAGTTTACAGTTTTTTGTGCGTACGCATGCAAGTATGGATGGGAGAATGCCCACTGGCAGAACGTAGCACAACAAGACAATGGTGCATTGTGTGGCACCATGTACAAATGATTCTTTCAATCCCCCTGCCGCAATATGATATGCAAGACTTCATTGCCTGAAATTATACGAAAAATGATATATTCTTAGTTAGGTCCGCCTACTCTATGAAGTGGGATCATCAGTTTGATAGCAAACTAAAACACTCTAATGGGATGGGGCGAATCACAGTTAACCCTATTTGCAGTAAAATATGGAAACTAGACTGTCCGGCAAaagtaaaaaaattcttatggCGTACGCTATATGGTACAATCCCGTGCAGGGTTACGCTAGCTAATAGATATATGAAGGTTTCACCCATATGCCCAACTTGTTCTGAGGGCTTAGAAGATACAAAACATCTGTTTTTCCAGTGTAGTAAAGCAAAGGAGGTCTGGAGAAGGCTGGGTCTGGATGATATTATTGAAAAAGCTTGCGAGATTGACCGTGCAGGAGAGACGGTGCTGAAGTACTTACTACTCCTACCGGACCAAGATTTGTGGATTTTGGGTACCACAATATGCGTGAGATGATTGCTATTTCATCTTGGTATCTATGGTGGGAAAAGCGGAAGCTGGTACACAATGAGAAAACTCAAAATGTATCTCAAACTTCAATGGAGATTCTTGCCCTTACCACAAATTTTGTTAACGCAGCATCCCCCAAAGCGTCTGTGAAAAAGGAGAGTTGGTCCTGTCCTCCAAGAGAGTTTGTTAAACTTAACATGGATGCTTCTTTTGATCACGATCTTCTTAGGGGTACTATGGGAGCGTTCCTTAAAGATGACAGAGGCAGGTTTATTGCTGGAGGGAATGAGAAAATTGACTTTCGTGCGGATGTGTTAATGGTGGAGGCTTTAGCACTCAAATTTGGCCTAACACTGGCGCAAAGGGCTGGATGCAATCGTCTTACCATAAACTCGGACAATATAGAGGTGATTGATTCGATGAATGATAGAGGGCAGTCGGCGGGTGGGCGGTAGcaatattcgaggattgttttcatTATGCATGTGATTTCGTTACTGCTAGAGCACTGTAATAGGGAAGCAAATAAAGTAGCTCACGAGCTTGCTAGATTAGCTAGGTTTTCTTTGACCTCTAGTTGGTTTGAGGAGCCTTCAAATGAAATTGTAATGATCCTCACAAACGATGTACTACTTGTCACAAATGAATAAAGTGGTTCTTTAAAAAAATAGATTTTCGTTTTATTTTCTCTGAGTAGGAAAATTCGAGGCAACATCTAGTCTGAAAATACATTTGGCTATTTCTGTATTTGGTCATGGTCAGATTTCTAGATGGCGCGCACGACTGGCATACTGCTTCCTCCTCCAATCTCTCAAACGGCCACCATCATCTCTCCAATTTGTCTATTATGCTCCTTCAGCTCTTCCTGCgctctactccctccgtctcataagCTAAGACGTTTTACATTACGGGGCGCTGGGagtaaggccctgtttggttacaGGGACTAGACTAGAAAA
This sequence is a window from Aegilops tauschii subsp. strangulata cultivar AL8/78 chromosome 7, Aet v6.0, whole genome shotgun sequence. Protein-coding genes within it:
- the LOC109744057 gene encoding cysteine-rich receptor-like protein kinase 10 isoform X1 — protein: MVIPPHRLVGHRRLLGTSTSAPPAGDEAAAAHGSSPNSVKIMVSVLVVVIFCTLLYCVYCWRWRKRNAVRRTQNENMRPLSRSISELPLMDLASIDAATGNFARANKLGEGGFGPVYRGVMACGAEIAVKRLSVRSLQGAAEFRNEVELIAKLQHRNLVRLLGWCAEHGEKLLVYEYLPNGSLDAFLFDTSKGVELDWNSRHNIIIGIARGLLYLHEDSLLKVIHRDLKPSNVLLDNKMNPKISDFGLARIFKDECNGVNTGRVVGTYGYMAPEFVMDSVFSVKSDVFGFGVLLLEILSGQRNGISYLEEHQQSLIQDAWKFWIEDRANEFIDRALGQSYSRDEAWRCFQVGLLCVQDDPDIRPTMSNVLLMLVSEQISMPAPSRPVRNVPLLAPSAMLRSKPLVSQKSINYASITAIQPR
- the LOC109744057 gene encoding cysteine-rich receptor-like protein kinase 10 isoform X2, producing the protein MAAAHGSSPNSVKIMVSVLVVVIFCTLLYCVYCWRWRKRNAVRRTQNENMRPLSRSISELPLMDLASIDAATGNFARANKLGEGGFGPVYRGVMACGAEIAVKRLSVRSLQGAAEFRNEVELIAKLQHRNLVRLLGWCAEHGEKLLVYEYLPNGSLDAFLFDTSKGVELDWNSRHNIIIGIARGLLYLHEDSLLKVIHRDLKPSNVLLDNKMNPKISDFGLARIFKDECNGVNTGRVVGTYGYMAPEFVMDSVFSVKSDVFGFGVLLLEILSGQRNGISYLEEHQQSLIQDAWKFWIEDRANEFIDRALGQSYSRDEAWRCFQVGLLCVQDDPDIRPTMSNVLLMLVSEQISMPAPSRPVRNVPLLAPSAMLRSKPLVSQKSINYASITAIQPR